In Acidisarcina polymorpha, the DNA window CATCGCCCGCCTCCAGACCGTCGCTGACAGCTATCCGCTTTTCAGCCACAGCGACCTGAACCTGATCGCGCTCGGCGACGCTTTTGCCGCCGAGGCGCGGGCTACGCAGGCATTCAAAATGCCTGAAGGCCCGAAAGAACAGCTCATCCGCATCTACAATGACCAGGCCGCCGCCGCCTATAGCCGGGTAGTCACCAAATACGCCATGGCGCCGCACGTTGAGGACGCCAAAGACCGTCTGCTCGCCCTCGGTCATCCGGTCCCCGAGCCCACCAAGGAAGAGCTCGCCGAGAGTCAGGCTGAAGAAGAGAGCCGCGTACCGGTAAAACTGTCACAACGCGCAGTTCTGCTCTTCACCAAGGCGCCATCCACAGTTGCGGCCGCCCACGTCGGTCAGCCGACGATGGTCGATCCTCCTGCAACCTACGCGCCCCAGGTAAGCAAAGCGACCATGGCTGCCTTCAATGCGGTGATCGCCGGCAAGACCCCCGCAGCCCCCGTCCAGGCCGCATCGACTGATATCCAGAACGGCACCGCGCCGCCACGGAGCGATCAGCCGGCGCCCGCGCCCCGCCTTGAAGATGTTCCCAATAGCGGCGGCACCGGGGTTGGCGCTGAGATCGTGACGCCTTCCAATAACGGCACCAGCGCGGCTCCGCCGACCGATGCGAATCCTCCCGCCGCTGCACCGGCAAATCCGCCGAACGGCGCCGCCTCGCCGGCCGTAGTCAACGGGGCGCCGGTTCCGACGGCCGTCCCTGACAATGGCGGCCTCCGTGCCGTGGGCCCAACGGATACGACCACGCTCCCTGCGGTCGATAAGCCGGCCGAAGCGCCCTCCCAGGTCAACGACGTCAAGGCAGCTCCGGCAGTAGTCACCACCGGAACTACCTCGGCAGCCGCCGCCTCCAAGAAAGGCGACCGCGGCAAGTTCGATCCCAAGGACGAATCATCGAGCAAGCACAAGAAAAAGAAAGGCCTGGACAAGCTGAACCCGTTCTAAAAGATGGCGGGTATGCGTTGAAAAAGGCCGCTTAATGCGGCCTTTTTTGCAGGGGGAGGCGACCGGTTCCCAGGCCAACTTTCATGCTGCCCATGCTATCGTCAAAGGTACCAGCAGAAAGAAGTAGCGATATGCCACGCGAACTACCCAAAGCCTACGACCCCGCCGCCATAGAAGATCGCTGGGCGGAATACTGGGTACAAGAGCAGCTTTTTGATACCAGGGCAGAGCGCTTTGAGCGTTCCGCAGCAAGATCGTCGACCGCAGCGCACCCCTTCACGATTCTCCTGCCTCCACCGAATGTGACCGGCCGCCTGCACATGGGCCATATGCTGAACCAGACGGAGATGGACATCCTCACCCGTTGGCGCCGCATGCGGGGCGATCTCGCCCTGTGGGTTCCCGGTACCGACCACGCCGGCATCGCCACCCAGATGATGGTCGAAAGGCAGCTGAAGGCCGAAGGCAAATCCCGCCAGCAACTCGGCCGCGAAGCCTTCCTCGAACGCGTCTGGCAATGGAAACAGCTCTACGGCGGCGCCATCCTCGACCAGATGAAGCGCCTCGGCGTGAGCGTCGACTGGTCGCGCGAATACTTCACCATGGACGAGAACCTCTCTGTCGCGGTGAAAGAGGCCTTCGTACGTCTGCATGAACAGGGGCTGATCTATCGCGGCGCATACATCGTCAACTGGTGCCCAGGCTGCCAGACCGCCATCTCCGACGTTGAAGTCGTCCACGAAGAGCAAAAGAGCAGCCTTTGGGAAATCCGGTATGAAGTCATCGAGGAGCCAGGGACATACCTGACGATCGCCACGACACGCCCGGAGACGATGCTGGGCGATACCGCCGTCGCTGTCCATCCACTCGACGAGCGTTACCTGCACCTGCATGGCAAGCGGCTGCGGCTGCCATTATTAGGTCGCGAAATCCCAGTAATAACGGATGATTATGTGAGCCGCGACTTCGGGACGGGGGCGGTCAAGATCACGCCCGCTCACGATCCCAATGATTTCGTCATCGGCCAACGCCATGGATTGCCGTCCATCAACGTGATGGATGAGACCGCCCATATCAACGAGAACGGCGGAGTTTATGCCGGGCTTGATCGCTACGAAGCTCGCGCCAGGATTGTCGCCGACCTCGAAGCGCACGGATTTCTTGTCTCGATCAAAGAGCACACCAACAATGTGGGCCGCTGCGACCGTTCGAAGGACGTCGTCGAGCCGCGCCTGTCCACGCAGTGGTTCGTCAAGATCCAGCCGCTCGCCGACCAGGCCATCGCCGCTGTAGAGCAGGGCTACATCCATTTCACCCCTGACCAGTACCGCAAGACTTACATGGAGTGGATGCGCAACATCCACGACTGGTGTATCTCCCGGCAGCTCTGGTGGGGGCATCGCATTCCCGCCTGGCATTGCTTGACATGCAAGCAGATCACCGTCGCCCGCGACACCCCGAGCTCCTGTCAACACTGCGCTAGCATTCACATCACCCAGGAAACCGATGTTCTCGACACCTGGTTTTCGTCGGGCCTGCTGCCTTTTACTGTCTTCGGATGGCCACAATCGACTGCCGACCTAGCCACTTTCTATCCGACCCAGCTGCTCGTCACTGGCTTTGACATACTCTTCTTCTGGGTGGCCAGAATGATCATGCTCGGCTGTCACTTCATGAGCGACATGCCGATGCCCGACGGCTCTGAGCGGACTTTGAAAGATGCGGTTCCCTTCCGCCAGGTCTACATTCACGCCCTGGTCCGCGACGCGGACCGCCAGAAGATGTCGAAGACCAAGGGCAACGTCGTCGACCCGATCGAGATCGTCCAGCGCTTCGGCACCGATGCCGTCAGGTTCACGCTCGCGGCGATGGCGTCGCCGGGTACTGACATCGCCTTCAGCGAAGCTCGGACTGAAGGCTACCGCGCTTTCGCCAATAAGATCTGGAACTCGGCCCGTCTGGTCTTTACAAACATGAATCGCGCCGCCGAAGTTGGCTTGACCGTCGATCCCTCCCGGCTGCTTACCGACCCGGTGCTTGGGCCATCCAGCCCGATCGAGGCTCGCTGGATCGTCTCCCGGCTTAACACAGCCGCGGCCGAGGTGAACCAGGCGCTTGCCGAATACCGCTTTCACGAGGCAGCCAACATCATCTACCAGTTCTTCTGGGGAGAGTTCTGCGACTGGTATCTGGAGATCGTGAAGCTGCGCCTCGACTTTGGGGAGAACGCCGATAAAACTGCGACGCAGTCCGCGCTCGCCACGCTGATTGGCGTCTTCGAGTCGGCGCTTCGGCTGCTTTCGCCTTTCATGCCATTTATCACCGAAGAGATCTGGCACGCGCTCTACAATCAGCAGGCCCCCGCCGCTTCGATCGCGCTGACTCGTTATCCACAGCCGGTGGCCGAACACATCGATCCAGAAACTGAACGGCAAATGAAGCTGTTGCAAGAAGTAATCGTGACCCTTCGAGCCTTGCGGAAAGACTTGGAGGTGCCCGAGCGCGAACTGGTCGCGGCTTATTTCCTGTCCTCTGAGAACATCGACCGGCTGCTCATCGACAACGCCGACGTCATTCAAAAATTGGCGCGCATCTCCTCCATCGACACCGAAACGATATGGAAGCTGCCCTCAACCAACACCCGCACCGCTCCAGACTTTACCGTGGGGGTGAAATACGAAAAGCAGATCGACGTCGCCGCGGAACGTGACCGGCTTACGAAGAAACTTGAGCAGTATGAGAAGGGCCTTGCCAGCGCGGAGCGTCAGCTCGGCAACGCAGCGTTCCTCGCGAAGGCCCCCGAGCATATCGTCGCCGGACTCAAGAAACAGGCTGCCGAAATGGCGGTTCTTCGGCAGGAAACCGTCGCCGCTCTCGATAGCCTTGCAGCTCAGGTCTAATCACATTTATGGATTGGAAAAGCAAACGCGTCGAAGCCCTGCTCGAACAAGCCTTGCGCGAAGACAAGGCCAGCAAAGACGCAACCACCGCCATCACCATCGACCCCAAGCTGCGCGCCTCGGGTGTCCTCGTCGCCCGGCAGGATTGCATCCTCGCTGGAGTCGGATGCATTCCCCGGTTCCTTGAGATCTTC includes these proteins:
- a CDS encoding valine--tRNA ligase; this translates as MPRELPKAYDPAAIEDRWAEYWVQEQLFDTRAERFERSAARSSTAAHPFTILLPPPNVTGRLHMGHMLNQTEMDILTRWRRMRGDLALWVPGTDHAGIATQMMVERQLKAEGKSRQQLGREAFLERVWQWKQLYGGAILDQMKRLGVSVDWSREYFTMDENLSVAVKEAFVRLHEQGLIYRGAYIVNWCPGCQTAISDVEVVHEEQKSSLWEIRYEVIEEPGTYLTIATTRPETMLGDTAVAVHPLDERYLHLHGKRLRLPLLGREIPVITDDYVSRDFGTGAVKITPAHDPNDFVIGQRHGLPSINVMDETAHINENGGVYAGLDRYEARARIVADLEAHGFLVSIKEHTNNVGRCDRSKDVVEPRLSTQWFVKIQPLADQAIAAVEQGYIHFTPDQYRKTYMEWMRNIHDWCISRQLWWGHRIPAWHCLTCKQITVARDTPSSCQHCASIHITQETDVLDTWFSSGLLPFTVFGWPQSTADLATFYPTQLLVTGFDILFFWVARMIMLGCHFMSDMPMPDGSERTLKDAVPFRQVYIHALVRDADRQKMSKTKGNVVDPIEIVQRFGTDAVRFTLAAMASPGTDIAFSEARTEGYRAFANKIWNSARLVFTNMNRAAEVGLTVDPSRLLTDPVLGPSSPIEARWIVSRLNTAAAEVNQALAEYRFHEAANIIYQFFWGEFCDWYLEIVKLRLDFGENADKTATQSALATLIGVFESALRLLSPFMPFITEEIWHALYNQQAPAASIALTRYPQPVAEHIDPETERQMKLLQEVIVTLRALRKDLEVPERELVAAYFLSSENIDRLLIDNADVIQKLARISSIDTETIWKLPSTNTRTAPDFTVGVKYEKQIDVAAERDRLTKKLEQYEKGLASAERQLGNAAFLAKAPEHIVAGLKKQAAEMAVLRQETVAALDSLAAQV
- the bamD gene encoding outer membrane protein assembly factor BamD is translated as MQRLLLRISGALLLTALVAPAHGEIFGKKKSGSKPNTSNPLANLDSKQPDKELYDKAMVALKKGRYDVCRLDLQTLLNTYPDSEYQMRAKLAVGDSWFKEGGSAAYTQAESEYKDFITFFPNVPEAAEAQMRVADIYYMQMEKPDRDYTNVQRAEQEYRQMINQFPDSTLIPRAQQHLRDVQEVLAQREYQIGTFYESHENWAASIARLQTVADSYPLFSHSDLNLIALGDAFAAEARATQAFKMPEGPKEQLIRIYNDQAAAAYSRVVTKYAMAPHVEDAKDRLLALGHPVPEPTKEELAESQAEEESRVPVKLSQRAVLLFTKAPSTVAAAHVGQPTMVDPPATYAPQVSKATMAAFNAVIAGKTPAAPVQAASTDIQNGTAPPRSDQPAPAPRLEDVPNSGGTGVGAEIVTPSNNGTSAAPPTDANPPAAAPANPPNGAASPAVVNGAPVPTAVPDNGGLRAVGPTDTTTLPAVDKPAEAPSQVNDVKAAPAVVTTGTTSAAAASKKGDRGKFDPKDESSSKHKKKKGLDKLNPF